The DNA segment CCCCGGGCGGATGGACGCGTCGCAGGAGCAGACCGACGTGGAGTCCTTTGCGGTCCTGGAGCCGGTGCACGACGGGTTCCGCAACTACATGAAGGGGAACTTCGACGTGCCGGCCGAGCACCTGCTGGTGGACCGGGCTCAGCTGCTCACGCTGACCGCACCGGAGATGACGGTGCTCATCGGCGGGCTGCGGGTGCTGGACATCAACCACGGCGGCTCCAAGCACGGCGTCTTCACCGACCGGCCTGGCGCCCTCACCAACGACTTCTTCGTCAACCTGCTCGACATGCGCATCAAGTGGAACGCCACCGACGATCCCAACGTCTTCGAGGGCCGCGACCGGGCGACGGGCGAGCTGCGCTGGACGGGCACCCGGGTCGACCTGATCTTCGGCTCCAACTCGCAGCTGCGGGCCATCGCCGAGGTCTACGCCAGCGCCGATGCCCAGGAGAAGTTCGTGCACGACTTCGTCAAGGCGTGGAACAAGGTGATGATGCTCGACCGCTTCGATCTGCTGGTGAAGCAGTAACCCCACACTGACCCGGCCGCCCGGGCGGTTCCGCCGCCCGGGCGGCCGGGCACTGTCTGCGCCACCCGCTGGAACGCGCGCGTGTGTGCACGCCCGCAGCGAGGCTTTCCCCCGCTGCGGAGGAAGGCGGACATCATCCGGCGTATTCAGCCACCAGGGTGATGTGCCATGCCCAAGCTCCACCGCCTCCATTGGATTGACGCACAGGTCCGCGCCGGCCGCTACCCCAACGCCAGGACCCTGGCCGCCGCCTTCGGCATCTCGCACCGCCAGGCGCTGCGCGACTTCGAGTACATGCGCGACTCGCTGGGTGCACCCCTGGTCTACTCAGCTGCGCACCGAGGGTTCACCTACGGCGAGTCCCCTTTTGTGCTGCCGGGTCCTTACGTGACGGAGACCCAGCAGGCTGCCCTGGGGCACCTCGCACGGTATTACGAAGCCGTCGCCGAGCACGACAGGGATGCGGGGCCGGTCTACGCCGACCTGGCCGGGCTCTTCCGCCGGCTGAGCGGGCTCGGCTCGGCCCCCGCCCGCGCCGCCCGGGGCGCAGAGCAGCCCCTGCCGCTGGTCCCGTACCGGGCAATCCTCGCCGGGCCTTCGCGGCCCGCCCCGCTGCAACCCTTCTACCGGGGCAGGGCGCCTGACGGGAAGCTGATCGTTGAGTTCCACGACCCCGACGCCTTCCTGTGCGCCCTCTGGGACGCCCCGGGTTGTCGCATCGAGTCGCCCCGCTGGCTGCGGGAGCGCTTGAGGGTCCGGGCCGAGCGAATCGTGGCCGACAACCGTGATATGACACGCCACGTCACACCAGCGGCGGTAAACCTGTCTCAGGAGCCCGGGATGGCTCCGGGCAGCAAGTCGGAGAGGAGAATGGCGATGGAGAAGAGGCGCGGCGCCGTTGGCGCACGGTTCGTCGAGGGCTGGATGAGCTACGTCGGGGCCGTGCAGGGCGTCCTGGACGCCGCCGGCATGGGGCCGTGGGAGTACTGGCGGCTGATGGGCGAGACCGGCATGGCGTTTCACCTGGTGATGCACGAGACCTGCTGCATCAGCTCGGTCACCGTGTACGACTGGATGAACACCCACTCGGCGGCGATGAGCCGCATCGGCGTCCTGTCGGAGGTGTACCAGGCGCTGCCCGGAACCCCCACCTACGACGCGGCCTGCCGGCGGGCAGTGGTGAACATCCGGGAGTCGATCGACAACGGGGTCGGCGTGGTGCTCTGGGGCGTGGACACCGGCGAGTTTGGGGTGGTCCACGGGTACGACGACGAGGACGGCGTGCTGCTGACCAGCGGCTGCTGGGGCTCCAGGGGCAGGCCGATCCTGTACGAGAACATCGGGCGCACCTTCCCCGGCGCGCCGGTCCTGCACTACCAGATCATGCTGGAGCGGGTGCCCACCGACGAGCGGCAGACGGCCCGCAGCGCCCTGCAGCACTACGTGGACCTGATGGACCGTCCGGGCCACATCGCCCCGGGGTACCGCGCGGGGCTCCTGGCCTACGACAACTGGATCCAGGGGCTGCAGACCGAGGGCTTCAGCGGGACGGGCTGCCGGTACGCCACCTTCGTCTACACCGAGGCCAGGGAGTGCGCCGCCCGCTACGTCGCCCACCTGGCCGGGGCGGATCCTGCACTGAAGCCGGCGGCGGACGCTTTCCGCCGCACGGCCGAGATCTACGGGCGCATGATGAAGGTCCTGGGTCAGGACCTGTCTGACCCGTCGCCGCTGGAGGCGCCGGTCAGCGCCGAGCAGGCAGCCGCGCTGGTCCCCCTGCTCAGGGAGGCGAAGCAGAGCGAGGCCGAGACGGTGGCGCTCGTGCAGCGGTACCTGGAGACAAGCGCATGACGGAATGGGAAGGGCCTGTCCCCGTGCCTGACGCACGGGTGCGCAGGCCCTTTCCCGTTCTGGACGCACGGGTGCGCATGCCCTTTCCCGTTCTGGACGCTGCCCTTTCCCTTTCTGGACGCACGGGTGCGCAGGCCGTTCCCGTGCTGCACGCACGGCGCTGCGCACCCCCTTTGCCGTGCGCGGTGATGTGCGGTCCATCCCGTACTCTGCACGCCCTGGTGCGCCGGCCCCGCCTCCCTGATGAGCGCACGGTTACGAACGCCCTTTACCGGCCGGCCGGCACTTGACACCTCGATCCTCCAGTCGTACGATAAAACCAAAAACCAAAACGGATTTTCGTTCACAGAATGGGAGGCTGATGCCCTTGCCTACCCCGTTCACCGCAGAGGAGCGCGCCTCCATCCGCCGGCAGCTGCTGGAGTCGGGGCGCAGTCTCTTCACCACGGTGGGCCTGAAGAAGACCACCCTGGAGGATCTCGTCCGCCCCATCGGCATCGCCAAGAGCACGTTCTACGCCTTCTTCGACTCCAAGGAGGCCCTCTACCTGGAACTGCTGGCCGAAGAGGCGCCAGGCGTGGAGCAGCAGGTCATGCCGGCGCTCTCGGCCGGACTCCCGGCTAGGGAGGCCATCGCCCAGTTCCTCACCCGGCTGTTGGCGGTCTACGAGAGCAACTCGCTGACCCGGCGCCTCCTGACGCACCCGGACGAGCTGGCGATGGTGGCCCGCCGGGTCCCGCGCGAGGCTTTCAGCGCGAAGCTGAAGGGCGTGGCGCAGCCGCTGGCGTCATACATCCGACAGGCGCAGGCGCGGGGCGAAGTGGTGGACGGGGACCCCGAGGTGCTGGCCGGCGTCATCCAGGCCGTGACGCTGCTGAGCCTGCACCGGGAGACCATCGGTGCGGAACGCTACCCGGCGGTGATGGCCGC comes from the Symbiobacterium terraclitae genome and includes:
- a CDS encoding TetR/AcrR family transcriptional regulator, which codes for MPTPFTAEERASIRRQLLESGRSLFTTVGLKKTTLEDLVRPIGIAKSTFYAFFDSKEALYLELLAEEAPGVEQQVMPALSAGLPAREAIAQFLTRLLAVYESNSLTRRLLTHPDELAMVARRVPREAFSAKLKGVAQPLASYIRQAQARGEVVDGDPEVLAGVIQAVTLLSLHRETIGAERYPAVMAALVTAVASGLTRGPGR